The genomic window GATTTTTGCTATTCTTCTTAACTGTTCTTTTACTATGTTTTGTTTAGCCTCTATTTGTTTGTCGTATTTATAGTTTATCCATTGACAACCACCACATTTTGGAAAGTGGTTACACACGGATGAAACTCTATCTTTTGATTGTTTGACAACTTTTTTAGTTTTTCCAAAAACAATGTTTTTAGTGTTTTTTAGAATATCAATCTCAACTATTTCATCTGGATAGGCGTTTTCTATCATATATGTTTTCCCGTCTTTAAATCCCAAACCATAACCACCGTTTATCAATTTTTCTATATTAAGTTGTTCCATTACAAAAACCACCTTTGTTTAGAATAGATATGGATTTTCTTCTAAAATCCTTTCTATATTTGTTTCTTCCATATGACCTGGATGAATTATAATATTTTTGTCTTTTGTCTTAAAAATTTTCTTTATTTTTTCTATGGAGTTTTCCAATTTATATTGATCACCACTTGGCAAATCAGTTCTTCCTACAGAATTATAAAAAACGGTGTCTCCAGAAAAAATATGATTATTCATAAAAATTAAAACACTACCTTCTGTATGTCCTGGGGTATGGATAGTTTCAAATGCATCTTGTATGTCATATAAATTTTCCCTTATTTCAATTGGAGCACCAATTATTTTGGATAAGTTAATTTCTGCGTTTTTAATCATTTCAAAATCTCCAGGGTGAAGGTATATTTTATCATAATTTAACTCGTTTAACCCCAATAGATGATCAAAGTGAGCATGAGTTAGTATGACATCAACTTTATTTTTTATGTGTTTCCCGATTCCAATCCCTGGATCTACGACATATTTATTATCAATTATATAAGAATTTGTTCCATATTGCTCGGTTACTATTTTTTGTACTTTCATTAAATCAGCTCCCTTATATTGTATCAACAATATTTCTTGCCCACTTTTGCGAGTAATATCTTTTCATAAAAATAAAGGCTTTTACCATTTCTTCGATTAGAGAGATAGTGTATACTATTGGGAAAGACCAACCTATTACTAAGCCACTTATTGCTACCAGAGGAATGCCTATGCCCCACAATGTTCCAACT from Geotoga petraea includes these protein-coding regions:
- a CDS encoding MBL fold metallo-hydrolase; the protein is MKVQKIVTEQYGTNSYIIDNKYVVDPGIGIGKHIKNKVDVILTHAHFDHLLGLNELNYDKIYLHPGDFEMIKNAEINLSKIIGAPIEIRENLYDIQDAFETIHTPGHTEGSVLIFMNNHIFSGDTVFYNSVGRTDLPSGDQYKLENSIEKIKKIFKTKDKNIIIHPGHMEETNIERILEENPYLF